The Streptococcus sp. VT 162 genome has a window encoding:
- a CDS encoding sugar ABC transporter permease — translation MAIRKFLNKYWGWTFLLIPLALQAIFFYFPMVQGAFYSLTNWTGLTYNYKFVGLNNYKLLMIDGKFFTAIAFTLILTLALIIGEITIGMVVARALNSKMKGQTFFRAWFFFPAVLSGLTVSLIFKQFFNYGLPTIGRILGLGFLQESLLGTPVGAVVATIFVLLWQGVAMPIILFLAGLQSIPNDILEAASIDGATSKQTFWKIELPYLLPTISMVFILALKSGLTAFDQIFALTSGGPNNATTSLGLLVYNYAFKSNQYGYANAIALILFLIIGIVSLIQIKLSKKFEI, via the coding sequence ATGGCTATTCGAAAATTTTTAAATAAATACTGGGGTTGGACATTTTTGCTCATCCCGCTTGCTTTACAAGCTATCTTCTTTTACTTTCCAATGGTACAAGGTGCTTTCTATAGTTTGACTAACTGGACTGGATTGACCTATAATTATAAATTTGTTGGTTTGAATAACTACAAATTGTTGATGATTGATGGGAAATTCTTCACAGCCATAGCCTTTACTTTGATTTTAACTCTGGCATTGATTATTGGAGAGATTACGATTGGGATGGTTGTGGCACGAGCCTTAAATTCTAAGATGAAGGGGCAGACCTTCTTTAGAGCTTGGTTCTTTTTCCCGGCTGTTTTGTCTGGTTTGACAGTTTCCTTGATTTTTAAACAATTTTTCAACTATGGGCTTCCAACGATTGGAAGAATTTTAGGGCTTGGTTTTTTACAAGAGAGCCTATTAGGAACACCTGTCGGAGCGGTAGTGGCAACTATTTTTGTTCTTCTATGGCAAGGAGTAGCTATGCCAATCATTCTCTTTCTTGCTGGTCTTCAGAGTATTCCAAATGATATTTTAGAGGCAGCATCAATTGATGGTGCAACAAGTAAACAAACTTTTTGGAAGATTGAATTGCCCTATTTACTGCCAACGATCTCTATGGTTTTTATTCTGGCTCTTAAGTCCGGTTTGACAGCCTTTGACCAGATTTTTGCGTTGACGAGTGGTGGTCCAAATAATGCTACAACGTCTCTTGGACTTTTAGTCTACAACTATGCTTTCAAGAGTAATCAATATGGATATGCGAATGCAATTGCCTTGATTTTATTCTTAATTATTGGAATTGTTTCTCTGATCCAAATTAAACTATCAAAGAAATTTGAAATCTAA
- a CDS encoding MarR family transcriptional regulator, which yields MKDSHLVAHHIRLLNGRIFQKLLNQDPETLYRSEQGKILAVLWNSETGCATATDIALATGLANNTLTTMIKNLEEQNLVIISPCGIDKRKKYVKLTEQGWSQKEVGHRISQKLDAIFYKGFSEEEIRQFESYQERILDNLKEKANEE from the coding sequence ATGAAAGATAGTCATTTGGTAGCCCATCATATTCGTTTGTTAAATGGGCGGATTTTTCAAAAGCTACTGAATCAGGATCCTGAGACTCTTTATCGGAGTGAACAGGGAAAGATTTTAGCGGTTTTATGGAATAGTGAAACTGGCTGTGCAACTGCGACAGATATTGCGCTGGCGACTGGTCTTGCTAACAATACGCTCACAACCATGATAAAGAATCTTGAGGAGCAAAACCTGGTCATCATTAGCCCATGTGGAATAGATAAGAGAAAGAAATATGTCAAGCTAACGGAGCAAGGTTGGTCCCAGAAAGAAGTGGGCCATCGCATCAGTCAAAAGTTGGATGCTATTTTTTATAAAGGATTCTCTGAGGAAGAAATTCGCCAATTTGAAAGTTATCAGGAACGCATTTTGGACAATCTGAAAGAGAAAGCAAATGAGGAATAA
- a CDS encoding alpha-galactosidase, whose product MGVRIENNLFYVESKGLSLIIENRDGFLLLKHLGKTIKNYRGANSVYERDHAFSGNPIATNRAFSLDTQRQIFGQHGLGDFRKPTLQVQHDATEVTDFRFVEAKILKGQNGPQGLPSPHSMDATETLVLILKDPQAKLSLTLYYTAFDNDATIASYSKLKNNSNQEVVIHKDFSFMADFPAAAYEIVTLQGAYAREKTVRRQQVEQGIFSISSNRGASGHAQTPALLLCDQGVTEDAGNVFAIQLMYSGNFEAFVQKNQLNEVRVAIGINPENFSWKLNPEENFETPVALVTYSDKGLTGISHESQNFVLKHIMPSKFSKKERPILINNWEATYFDFQKEKLLELADEAKKVGIELFVLDDGWFGNRFDDNRALGDWVVNEKKLGGSLESLISAIHERGLQFGLWLEPEMISVDSDLYRKHPDWAIQVPGYEHTYSRNQLVLNLANPQVVEYLKNVLDELLSHHDIDYIKWDMNRNITNLGNGSAYLETQMQSHQYMLGLYELVSYLTEKHSHILFESCSGGGGRNDLGMMRYFPQVWASDNTDAIARLPIQYGSSYLYPTISMGAHVSAVPNHQMGRMTPLETRGHVAMMGNLGYELDLTSLSDEEKDEIANQVNLYKELRPVVQLGNQYRLINPDAESNEAAVQFNYEDQTIVTYVRVLSVVETMETTLKLKDLEVEGLYELEGTNIVYSGAELMYAGLTVTLSPGDFLSRQYKFKRL is encoded by the coding sequence ATGGGAGTTCGAATAGAGAATAATCTATTTTACGTTGAGAGTAAAGGTTTAAGTTTAATTATTGAAAATAGGGATGGGTTCTTATTATTAAAACATTTAGGAAAGACTATTAAGAACTATAGAGGGGCTAATAGTGTTTACGAACGCGATCATGCTTTTTCTGGTAATCCCATAGCTACTAATCGAGCCTTTAGTTTGGATACTCAACGTCAGATTTTTGGACAACATGGCTTAGGTGACTTTAGAAAACCAACTTTACAGGTTCAGCATGATGCAACTGAAGTAACAGACTTTCGATTTGTAGAAGCAAAGATTTTAAAAGGTCAGAATGGTCCACAGGGCTTACCTTCTCCTCACAGCATGGATGCTACAGAGACGCTTGTCTTGATTTTAAAAGATCCTCAAGCTAAACTTAGTCTGACTTTGTATTATACTGCTTTTGATAATGATGCGACAATTGCTAGTTACAGCAAATTGAAAAATAATAGTAATCAGGAAGTTGTCATTCATAAGGACTTTTCTTTTATGGCTGATTTTCCTGCTGCAGCTTACGAAATAGTAACTTTGCAGGGAGCTTATGCTCGTGAAAAGACTGTCCGACGTCAACAGGTAGAGCAAGGAATCTTTTCGATTAGTTCGAACCGTGGAGCTTCTGGGCATGCTCAAACACCAGCCCTTCTATTATGTGATCAAGGAGTAACTGAGGATGCTGGGAATGTGTTTGCTATTCAACTGATGTATAGTGGAAACTTTGAAGCTTTTGTCCAAAAGAATCAACTGAATGAAGTTCGGGTGGCTATTGGCATTAATCCAGAAAACTTTTCTTGGAAGTTAAATCCTGAGGAAAATTTTGAAACACCGGTAGCTTTAGTGACCTATTCAGATAAGGGATTAACTGGTATCAGTCATGAAAGTCAGAATTTTGTACTTAAGCACATTATGCCAAGTAAATTTTCTAAAAAAGAGCGTCCAATTCTAATCAATAACTGGGAAGCTACCTACTTTGACTTTCAGAAAGAAAAACTGTTAGAACTAGCTGATGAAGCTAAGAAAGTTGGAATTGAACTTTTTGTATTAGATGATGGGTGGTTTGGTAATCGCTTTGATGATAATCGTGCTTTAGGTGATTGGGTTGTGAATGAGAAAAAGCTGGGTGGAAGTCTAGAAAGTCTGATTTCAGCGATCCATGAAAGAGGTTTGCAGTTTGGGCTTTGGTTAGAACCTGAGATGATTTCTGTTGATAGCGACTTGTATCGTAAACATCCTGACTGGGCTATTCAGGTTCCAGGTTATGAGCATACCTATTCTCGAAATCAATTAGTACTTAATCTTGCCAATCCTCAGGTAGTAGAATATTTGAAAAATGTTTTAGATGAACTCCTCTCTCATCATGATATTGACTACATCAAATGGGATATGAACCGCAATATCACTAATCTGGGGAATGGTTCAGCCTACTTGGAAACCCAGATGCAGTCTCATCAGTATATGTTGGGGCTTTACGAACTCGTTTCTTATCTGACAGAGAAACACAGTCATATTCTCTTTGAGTCCTGCTCTGGTGGCGGTGGACGAAATGATCTCGGTATGATGCGTTATTTCCCACAAGTCTGGGCTAGTGATAATACTGATGCTATTGCACGTTTACCAATTCAATACGGTTCATCCTATCTCTATCCAACCATTTCTATGGGAGCTCATGTGTCAGCAGTACCAAATCATCAGATGGGACGAATGACACCATTGGAAACTCGTGGTCATGTAGCCATGATGGGAAATCTGGGTTATGAGCTTGATTTGACAAGTTTATCAGATGAAGAGAAGGATGAGATTGCTAATCAGGTGAACTTGTATAAAGAATTGCGACCAGTAGTCCAGTTGGGAAACCAGTATAGGTTAATCAATCCCGATGCTGAATCCAATGAAGCAGCAGTTCAATTTAACTATGAGGATCAAACGATTGTAACCTATGTCCGAGTCCTGTCAGTTGTGGAAACAATGGAAACCACCTTGAAACTGAAAGACTTAGAGGTGGAAGGGCTTTATGAGCTGGAAGGGACAAACATTGTTTACTCGGGTGCAGAGCTCATGTATGCAGGTTTAACTGTTACCCTATCACCAGGAGATTTTTTGAGTAGACAGTATAAATTCAAGAGACTATAA
- a CDS encoding glycine/betaine ABC transporter ATP-binding protein — protein sequence MIEYKNVALRYTEKDVLRDVNLRIENGEFMVLVGPSGSGKTTMIKMINRLLEPTDGNIYMDGKRIKDYNERELRLSTGYVLQAIALFPNLTVAENIALIPEMKGWTKEEIAKKTEELLAKVGLPVAEYGHRLPNELSGGEQQRVGIVRAMIGQPKILLMDEPFSALDAISRKQLQVLTKELHKEFGMTTIFVTHDTDEALKLADRIAVLQDGEIRQVANPETILKAPATDFVADLFGGSVHG from the coding sequence ATGATTGAATATAAAAATGTAGCGCTACGCTATACAGAAAAAGATGTTTTGAGAGATGTTAATTTACGAATTGAGAATGGAGAGTTCATGGTTTTAGTTGGGCCTTCTGGGTCCGGTAAGACGACCATGATCAAGATGATTAACCGTCTCTTGGAACCAACTGATGGAAATATTTATATGGATGGCAAGCGCATCAAAGACTATAATGAGCGTGAGCTTCGTCTTTCTACGGGTTATGTTTTACAGGCCATTGCTCTGTTTCCCAATCTAACGGTTGCGGAAAATATTGCTCTCATTCCTGAGATGAAGGGCTGGACTAAGGAAGAAATTGCGAAGAAAACAGAAGAGCTTTTGGCTAAGGTTGGTTTACCGGTAGCTGAGTATGGGCATCGTTTACCTAATGAATTATCTGGTGGAGAACAGCAACGGGTCGGGATTGTCCGTGCCATGATTGGTCAGCCTAAGATTCTCCTCATGGATGAGCCCTTTTCAGCCTTGGATGCTATTTCGAGAAAACAGTTGCAGGTTCTGACGAAAGAATTGCATAAAGAGTTTGGTATGACAACGATTTTTGTGACCCATGATACGGATGAAGCTTTGAAATTGGCGGACCGTATTGCTGTTTTGCAGGACGGAGAGATTCGTCAGGTGGCGAACCCTGAGACGATTTTAAAGGCGCCTGCAACGGACTTTGTAGCAGACTTGTTTGGAGGTAGTGTTCATGGCTAA
- a CDS encoding sugar phosphorylase, with the protein MTIQNKTMLITYSDSLGNNLKDLYENLEEHFGDAIGGVHLLPFFPSTGDRGFAPVDYDEVDPAFGDWEDVKRLGEKYYLMFDFMINHLSRQSKYYKDYQEKHEASEFKDLFLNWDKFWPENRPTQADVDLIYKRKDRAPKQEIVFADGSVEHLWNTFGEEQIDLDVTKEVTMAFIRKTIQHLASNGCDLIRLDAFAYAVKKLDTNDFFVEPDIWNLLDKVRDIAAEYGTELLPEIHEHYSIQFKIADHDYYVYDFALPMVTLYTLYSSRTERLAKWLKMSPMKQFTTLDTHDGIGVVDVKDILTDEEIDYASNELYKVGANVKRKYSSAEYNNLDIYQINSTYYSALGDDDVKYFLARLIQAFAPGIPQVYYVGLLAGKNDLKLLEETKEGRNINRHYYSNEEIAEEVQRPVVKSLLNLFSFRNQSEAFDLEGTIDVETPTAHSIVIKRQNKDKSVTAVAEIDLQSQTYQVVENGRKIQF; encoded by the coding sequence ATGACCATTCAAAATAAAACCATGTTGATTACTTACTCAGATAGTCTTGGAAATAACCTTAAAGACTTGTATGAGAATTTGGAAGAACATTTTGGCGATGCTATTGGAGGAGTTCACCTTCTACCATTTTTCCCGTCAACAGGAGATCGTGGATTTGCACCAGTTGACTATGATGAAGTGGATCCAGCGTTTGGTGATTGGGAGGATGTTAAGCGTTTAGGTGAGAAATATTATCTTATGTTTGACTTTATGATTAACCATCTTTCTCGTCAATCGAAATATTATAAGGACTATCAAGAAAAACATGAAGCTAGTGAATTTAAAGATCTCTTTTTAAACTGGGATAAGTTTTGGCCGGAAAATCGTCCGACACAGGCTGATGTAGATTTAATTTACAAGCGAAAGGACCGTGCACCAAAGCAAGAGATTGTTTTTGCAGATGGTTCAGTAGAACATTTGTGGAATACCTTTGGTGAGGAGCAGATTGATCTTGATGTGACCAAAGAAGTAACGATGGCATTTATCCGTAAGACGATTCAACATCTAGCAAGTAACGGGTGTGATTTGATTCGTCTAGATGCTTTTGCTTACGCAGTGAAGAAATTGGATACCAATGATTTCTTTGTGGAACCAGATATTTGGAATTTATTGGACAAAGTTCGAGATATCGCTGCTGAGTATGGGACAGAGCTCTTACCTGAGATTCATGAACACTATTCGATTCAGTTTAAAATAGCGGACCATGATTACTATGTTTACGATTTTGCCCTTCCAATGGTGACCCTTTATACTCTTTACAGTTCCAGAACAGAGCGTTTGGCTAAGTGGTTAAAGATGAGCCCGATGAAGCAATTTACGACACTAGATACCCATGATGGGATTGGAGTGGTGGATGTCAAGGATATCCTGACTGATGAGGAAATTGACTATGCTTCAAATGAGCTCTATAAGGTTGGAGCGAATGTCAAACGTAAGTACTCTAGTGCAGAGTATAACAACCTAGATATCTACCAAATCAATTCAACCTACTATTCTGCGCTTGGAGATGATGATGTCAAGTATTTCCTCGCTCGTTTGATTCAAGCTTTTGCTCCAGGCATTCCTCAGGTTTACTATGTGGGTCTATTAGCAGGAAAAAATGACTTGAAATTATTAGAAGAAACTAAAGAAGGTCGAAATATTAATCGTCATTACTATAGCAACGAGGAAATAGCAGAAGAAGTTCAACGTCCTGTGGTGAAGTCCCTTCTCAATCTATTTTCTTTCCGTAATCAATCAGAGGCCTTTGACCTAGAAGGGACTATTGACGTTGAAACACCAACAGCTCATAGCATTGTAATCAAACGTCAAAATAAAGACAAGTCTGTAACAGCAGTAGCAGAAATTGATCTGCAAAGTCAGACCTATCAAGTAGTGGAAAACGGCAGAAAAATTCAGTTCTAG
- a CDS encoding polymerase, which produces MKSIGLLDKIRGLSKKDFFLYLMIISIFLPFYLFLGLFALYLIGLLVTGEMKGIIKGLAKHPVLLFFIAYSSIISIVAKNWLGLVASLLMFLFLIFFSFYQKRLTHAFFRLILQTILFGSVLSAAFATLEHFQIVKKFNYAFLSPNMQVWHQNRAEVTFFNPNYYGIICCFCIMIAFYLFTTTKLNWLKVFCVIAGFVNLFGLNFTQNRTAFPAIIAGAIIYLFTTIKNWKAFWLSIGVFAIGLSFLFSSDLGVRMGTLDSSMEERISIWDAGMALFKQNPFWGEGPLTYMHSYPRINAPYHEHAHSLYIDTILSYGIVGTILLALSSVAPVRLMMDMSQESGKRPIIGLYLSFLTVVAVHGIFDLALFWIQSGFIFLLVMCSIPLERRTLVSDMTD; this is translated from the coding sequence TTGAAATCAATTGGATTACTGGATAAGATAAGAGGGCTTTCGAAAAAAGATTTCTTTTTATATTTGATGATCATAAGTATCTTTTTACCTTTTTATTTATTCTTAGGGCTCTTTGCTTTATATTTGATAGGTTTACTTGTTACTGGGGAGATGAAGGGAATTATCAAAGGATTGGCCAAACATCCTGTACTTCTCTTTTTTATTGCCTACAGTAGTATCATCTCTATCGTCGCTAAGAATTGGCTTGGATTGGTTGCATCTTTACTGATGTTTCTCTTCCTCATTTTCTTTAGTTTCTACCAGAAACGTCTGACACATGCTTTCTTTCGACTGATACTGCAGACAATCTTGTTTGGTAGTGTGCTCTCTGCGGCTTTTGCTACTTTGGAGCATTTCCAAATTGTAAAGAAATTTAACTATGCCTTTCTTTCGCCCAATATGCAGGTATGGCATCAGAATCGGGCAGAAGTGACCTTTTTTAATCCTAATTACTATGGAATTATTTGTTGTTTCTGTATCATGATTGCCTTCTATCTCTTTACAACGACCAAGTTGAATTGGTTGAAGGTATTCTGTGTGATTGCAGGCTTTGTTAATCTCTTTGGATTGAACTTTACGCAAAATCGAACTGCCTTTCCTGCTATTATCGCTGGAGCCATCATTTATCTCTTTACAACCATTAAAAACTGGAAGGCCTTTTGGCTTAGTATCGGGGTCTTTGCGATTGGCTTGAGTTTCCTTTTTTCTAGTGATTTGGGAGTTCGGATGGGGACTTTAGATTCCTCTATGGAAGAACGCATTTCTATCTGGGATGCTGGGATGGCCTTGTTTAAGCAAAATCCTTTTTGGGGGGAGGGGCCATTGACCTATATGCACTCTTATCCTCGGATAAATGCTCCTTATCATGAACATGCTCACAGCCTTTATATTGATACGATTCTGAGTTACGGAATTGTGGGAACCATTTTATTAGCTTTGTCTTCTGTTGCTCCTGTTCGTTTGATGATGGATATGAGTCAGGAGTCGGGGAAACGTCCAATTATCGGTCTTTATCTATCTTTCCTTACAGTGGTTGCTGTGCATGGAATCTTTGACTTGGCCCTTTTCTGGATTCAGTCAGGCTTCATTTTCTTGTTAGTTATGTGCAGTATTCCATTGGAGCGTCGAACTTTGGTATCAGACATGACGGATTAA
- a CDS encoding sugar ABC transporter permease: MKKEEKLNQFWKYVLLIVGGILILVPLLVTVFSSFKTTKDIMNHFFSLPNPFTLSNYERLISDGIGGYFWNSAVITVLSLIVVAFFIPAAAYSIARNMSKKKAFAIMYSLLILGIFVPFQVIMIPITVMMSKLGLANMWGLVILYLTYAIPQTLFLYVGYIKISVPDSLDEAAEIDGADRFTTYRRIIFPMLKPMHATTLIINALWFWNDFMLPLLILNKDSKMWTLPLFQYNYQGQYFNDYGPSFASYIVGIVTITIVYLIFQKHIISGMSNGAVK, encoded by the coding sequence ATGAAAAAAGAAGAAAAATTGAATCAGTTTTGGAAATACGTCCTCTTGATAGTCGGTGGTATTCTTATACTTGTTCCTTTGTTGGTAACGGTATTTAGTTCTTTCAAGACAACTAAGGATATCATGAATCATTTCTTTAGTTTGCCCAATCCTTTTACCTTAAGTAATTATGAACGATTAATTTCGGATGGAATTGGAGGCTATTTCTGGAATTCAGCAGTTATTACGGTGTTATCATTGATTGTAGTAGCTTTCTTTATACCAGCTGCAGCTTATTCCATTGCTCGAAATATGTCCAAGAAAAAAGCCTTTGCAATTATGTATTCGCTCTTGATCTTAGGGATATTTGTTCCATTTCAGGTGATTATGATTCCCATCACAGTTATGATGAGTAAACTAGGTTTAGCAAATATGTGGGGGCTAGTAATACTCTACCTAACTTATGCTATTCCACAGACTCTCTTCTTGTATGTTGGTTATATAAAAATCAGTGTACCGGATAGTTTGGATGAAGCTGCGGAAATCGATGGGGCTGATCGTTTTACAACTTATCGTCGAATCATTTTTCCAATGTTGAAGCCCATGCATGCGACAACTTTGATCATCAATGCTCTCTGGTTCTGGAATGACTTTATGTTGCCACTCTTGATTCTGAATAAGGATTCCAAGATGTGGACTTTGCCTCTCTTCCAATACAACTACCAAGGTCAGTACTTCAATGACTATGGTCCAAGTTTTGCATCTTATATTGTGGGAATTGTAACGATAACCATTGTCTACCTCATCTTCCAAAAACATATCATTTCAGGAATGAGTAACGGGGCAGTGAAGTAA
- a CDS encoding AraC family transcriptional regulator: MLVFSEYQTGTIDLSLSFYGYEECTPNYSFGPAIRDTYVLHYITKGKGQFHYKGKIVDLKAGDFFLLKPDELTFYQADNQDPWAYYWLGITGGRTPDYFALSQISDQSYLIQSNNCHTQTTAKLISDIVRFAQITKTNELAQLHIMGQLHELMFHLGTIAPNQKKENISSTHQLYLDCKRLIDSHYPQSLTIQDLAKELSVHRSYLTSVFKEFHQLSPKEYLLFVRMNRAQQLLEHTNETIKVIAYSVGFSDPLHFSKAYKQFFHKTPSQTRKEYSHSLLARKENQ, from the coding sequence ATGCTCGTTTTTTCAGAATACCAGACTGGAACAATTGATCTTTCTCTTAGCTTCTACGGTTATGAAGAATGCACGCCTAACTATTCTTTTGGCCCAGCTATTCGAGATACCTATGTACTACATTACATTACTAAAGGAAAAGGTCAATTCCATTATAAGGGGAAAATTGTTGATTTAAAGGCAGGAGATTTCTTTTTACTAAAACCAGATGAATTAACATTCTATCAAGCAGATAACCAGGATCCTTGGGCTTACTACTGGTTGGGGATCACTGGAGGGAGGACACCCGACTACTTTGCTCTATCTCAAATTTCTGACCAATCCTACCTCATCCAGTCAAATAACTGTCATACACAGACAACTGCAAAACTCATCTCAGATATTGTCCGCTTTGCTCAGATTACAAAAACTAATGAATTGGCTCAACTCCACATCATGGGACAACTCCATGAACTAATGTTTCATCTAGGAACGATTGCTCCCAATCAGAAAAAAGAGAATATTTCATCAACCCACCAACTCTATCTTGACTGCAAACGATTAATTGATAGTCACTATCCACAATCGCTCACCATTCAAGATTTAGCAAAAGAGCTATCGGTTCATAGAAGTTACTTGACTAGTGTGTTTAAAGAATTTCACCAACTCTCTCCAAAAGAATATTTACTTTTCGTTCGAATGAACCGTGCGCAACAGTTACTAGAACACACAAATGAAACGATCAAAGTCATTGCATATTCTGTAGGTTTTTCAGACCCACTACATTTCTCAAAAGCCTACAAACAGTTTTTTCATAAAACACCTAGTCAAACTCGAAAGGAATACTCTCACTCCCTCTTAGCTAGAAAGGAAAATCAATGA
- a CDS encoding polyketide cyclase produces MSKQVENARNLYIHAIQDGRVAETQAQSVGDTYIQHSTGVPDGKEGFAAFFANFFERYPEREIKIVRTIEDGNLVFVHVHQYLNGGGAQWVTTDTFRADENGRIVEHWDVIDYYRAPENGQLDQIFGDFEITDLDKTAENKKLVRRFLTEIFQNGELEQWNDYVAEDLIQHNHEIGQGSAAYKNYVAEQGVTFDFVFQLLGQGNYVVSYGQTQIDGVPYAEYDIFRLENGLVVEHWDNKEVMPKVEDLTNRGKF; encoded by the coding sequence ATGTCAAAACAAGTTGAAAATGCACGAAATCTATATATTCATGCTATTCAAGACGGGCGAGTTGCTGAGACTCAAGCTCAGTCCGTTGGAGATACCTACATTCAACACTCGACAGGCGTGCCAGATGGGAAAGAAGGGTTTGCGGCTTTCTTTGCAAATTTCTTTGAGCGTTATCCCGAGCGTGAGATCAAGATTGTCCGTACTATTGAGGATGGCAATCTGGTCTTTGTTCATGTTCATCAATATCTCAATGGCGGGGGAGCTCAATGGGTGACAACGGATACTTTCCGTGCGGATGAGAATGGGCGTATCGTGGAGCATTGGGATGTCATTGACTACTATCGCGCTCCAGAAAATGGACAGTTAGACCAGATCTTTGGAGATTTTGAAATCACAGATTTGGATAAGACAGCAGAAAATAAAAAATTGGTTCGCCGTTTCTTGACAGAAATCTTTCAAAACGGCGAACTAGAGCAGTGGAATGATTATGTGGCAGAAGATTTGATTCAGCATAATCATGAGATTGGCCAAGGAAGTGCTGCTTATAAAAACTATGTGGCTGAACAGGGTGTCACTTTTGACTTTGTTTTCCAGCTTTTGGGACAAGGAAACTATGTGGTTAGCTATGGACAGACTCAGATAGATGGGGTGCCTTATGCTGAGTATGACATCTTCCGTTTGGAGAATGGCTTGGTTGTGGAGCATTGGGATAATAAGGAAGTTATGCCTAAGGTAGAAGACTTGACTAATCGAGGAAAGTTTTAA
- a CDS encoding sugar ABC transporter substrate-binding protein encodes MKWYKKAGFLLVAGASLLGLVACGQNNQSADGKVTIEFFNQKTEMADTLQRIVDDFEKEHPNIDVKLTTVPSAGIVLKTRILSGDVPDIINIYPQNMDFQEWAKAGYFADMTGKPYLENIKNDYAEKYAINNKVYSVPLTANLYGIYYNKTKFKELGLEEPKTFKEFQEIVKKIKDSGNSPFAVAGNEGWTLNGYHQLSLITLTGSGDTANNYLRFSKPNAISSDDAILKADAERLDLLADNAQDGWRGASYNDSVVAFSSEKALMMPQGSWALAAINQQDPKFEVGMFAFPGEEVGKEVTVGAGDMALSTSATTKHPKETEEFISYMTSPKAMQSYYDVDGSPVAVKGIQEKEDSALAAISKLAFTDKHYVWLGQRWNSEEDFFNLSAGYLMDKNLKNMANNLNAFFNPMKADLD; translated from the coding sequence ATGAAATGGTATAAGAAAGCAGGTTTTCTTTTAGTAGCTGGGGCAAGTTTACTAGGCCTAGTGGCTTGTGGTCAGAACAATCAATCAGCTGATGGAAAGGTAACGATTGAGTTTTTTAACCAGAAGACCGAGATGGCAGATACCTTGCAAAGGATAGTGGATGATTTTGAGAAGGAACACCCTAATATTGATGTGAAGCTGACTACAGTACCTTCAGCTGGAATTGTGCTAAAGACTCGTATTTTATCAGGAGATGTTCCAGATATTATTAATATCTATCCTCAAAATATGGATTTTCAGGAGTGGGCGAAGGCAGGCTATTTTGCAGATATGACAGGAAAACCCTATCTTGAGAACATCAAGAATGACTATGCCGAAAAGTATGCGATTAATAATAAAGTTTATAGTGTGCCTTTAACGGCCAACCTTTATGGAATCTATTACAATAAAACGAAGTTTAAAGAATTAGGACTTGAGGAACCGAAGACTTTTAAAGAGTTTCAAGAGATTGTTAAAAAGATAAAAGATAGTGGAAATTCTCCGTTTGCGGTTGCAGGCAATGAAGGCTGGACATTAAATGGTTACCACCAACTTTCTCTCATTACTCTTACGGGTAGTGGAGACACGGCTAATAATTACCTTCGCTTTTCAAAACCAAACGCCATCTCATCAGATGATGCTATTTTAAAAGCAGATGCAGAACGACTCGATTTATTAGCAGATAATGCTCAAGATGGTTGGCGTGGTGCCTCTTATAATGATTCGGTGGTAGCATTTTCGAGTGAAAAAGCTTTGATGATGCCACAAGGATCATGGGCATTAGCCGCAATTAATCAACAGGATCCAAAATTTGAGGTGGGGATGTTTGCCTTCCCAGGCGAAGAAGTAGGAAAAGAAGTCACTGTTGGTGCAGGGGATATGGCATTATCAACTTCAGCTACTACCAAACACCCTAAGGAAACCGAAGAATTTATCAGCTATATGACTAGTCCAAAAGCTATGCAGTCATACTATGATGTAGATGGATCACCTGTTGCGGTAAAAGGCATACAGGAAAAAGAAGATTCAGCGCTTGCAGCTATTTCTAAACTGGCTTTTACGGACAAACATTATGTTTGGTTGGGCCAACGCTGGAACTCTGAAGAAGACTTTTTTAATCTAAGTGCAGGTTACCTGATGGATAAAAATCTGAAAAATATGGCAAACAATCTCAATGCTTTCTTTAATCCAATGAAGGCAGATTTGGACTAG